The Rhodothermus profundi genome segment TTTACTTCGTGAAATAACCGCGGACGTCGATCAACTCCACGTATCCAGTAAAGACCTTCCGCTACCGGATTGTAAGGAGGAACCTCTGGAATCGACTCACCAAGTGCCAACCGAACATAGTAATAAGGCATGTTACAGCCTGCCGCACTAAAGAAGTTACTTGTCGTAAAGAACCGACCGGGATTGATCTCCGTCACACACGGACATCCAGCCACATTCTCTTTCAAATCGACACAGTAAACGCCATGCGGCTCCGGATCAACCGCCTTCACAGCCTGCGTCGCAATCTCATTCACATCAGCTCGGTGTACCGTGCGGGCAACAGCAGGCGACGAGGATTGTCCACTCGGCATTAAATGTCCCATAAGGTATTCCAGACGCTCCCTCGCCATGGAAGTAACTAACTGCCCTTGATACCATAGACTCTGAAAGGCAAACTCTCGACCAGGTAAAAACTCGGATAACATAAAATGCTCGGGACGCAATCCTTTCATTTCCACCCAATACCGAATCCACCCTTCTGCTTGCCTGCCACTCCGAACAGGAAGTGCAGCCCTGGAGCCTGCTCCATGGATAGCTCGCACCCAGACCAGCCCCTCAGAATGCGATCGAATCTGCTCAAAAGCACGGGACACTTCCGCCAGGGAAGTAATGCGCACAGACTTCGGCACTGGAACGCCCGCTGCTGCCAGCACTTGGTTACACCAGAACTTATCGTGACAAATGCGAATGGCGCTCATAGACGGCAAAAAAATGCGGGCCGGAATTTGCTCTCGATGCGCCGCTAAAAATGCAACTTCTACATCTGGCTGAGGATGCACTAAATCAATTTGCTCTCGCTCAATAATTCGACACAAAACAGATAGATAGGCTGGATCGGTACATCGAGGCACTACGTAACGCGATTCTACCTCGGCACAGGCCAGATGATAAGGATTTATATCAACACCTACGATATAAAAAGGCTCTTCTGCCATTCGAAGCGAATCAATAAAATTGGCTGCAGCTGCACCACCAGCTCCAGTTACCAGAATGCGCTTCATAGATCCACTCGTTAAAGGCTGATTACCTCCTTGAAAGCTTCCGCCTGTAACGCAACTTCCAAAGCACGCAGCCCCTCTTCTCCTGTAACAGGAGGCTCCTGTCCCTGTTTAATCGCTATAAGAAAAGCCTCTATCTGTAATCGAAGCGGCTCTGCCTGATTATTGCCCCCCAGACATAGCTGATCTTTCCCCATGACCATAATCTGTCTCGTGATTAAATTTGATTGTATCAATTTAGTAGAAGTTACAATATGAATCTCTCTGGCCTTATAAGGAGTAATCCAATTGACAGTAAGTTGTGCGCTAATTCCTTTTTCCGTACGCAACAAAATAGAGGCCACATGCTCTCTTCTCAATGAAAAATCAGGTACTACACAAAAAACATCTGATATATCTTGATTTGTTATATAACGTACCAGATCGATATCATGAATAGCTAAATCCACAATAACACTTGTGTCTCTGATGCGAGGTGGACAGGGACCTACGCGAATGATATTTATAGAAAGAATTTCATCTGAACTAACAAGTGATTTGATAGTCTGCACAGCAGGGTTAAAACGCTCAATATGTCCTACCATCAGCTTCCGCCCACAATCTGCAGCTACCTGAATCATCGCTTGCGCTTCAGAAAGGGAAGTCGCTATGGGCTTTTCGACCAGTACATGCATCCCATGCTCCAGAGCGGCAAGTGTAAGCTCCGCATGTAAGGAAGAGGGCACCGCTATACTCACTGCTTCAATACCAGCGTTAAAAAATGCTTCCAGCGAATCAAATGCCTGGCATCCATAGAGGCGCGCACACGCCAGAGCAGCCGACTTATCCACATCATAAATCCCTACTAACATACTCTGGGGCAGAGTCGCATAAATACGAGCGTGATGGCGCCCCATCTTCCCTACCCCAATTACACCTGTGCGAATAGGACAACTCATCCTTTACATTAGTTAACCTGTTTATCATTGCCAATCGAAAGGCCTACAAATGCATTGCCAGCGAATTATTGCTCCGCCTTGTTTCTCCCAGGATGACGTGGATCTAGATTAAAAAATGCCCGAAGTGCCGCGAAAAGCTCTGCATGACGATAAGCCAGGAGCTCCGGTCGCTCGAAAAAGTTTTCCACCGCCACGGCAAAAAA includes the following:
- a CDS encoding Gfo/Idh/MocA family protein, translating into MSCPIRTGVIGVGKMGRHHARIYATLPQSMLVGIYDVDKSAALACARLYGCQAFDSLEAFFNAGIEAVSIAVPSSLHAELTLAALEHGMHVLVEKPIATSLSEAQAMIQVAADCGRKLMVGHIERFNPAVQTIKSLVSSDEILSINIIRVGPCPPRIRDTSVIVDLAIHDIDLVRYITNQDISDVFCVVPDFSLRREHVASILLRTEKGISAQLTVNWITPYKAREIHIVTSTKLIQSNLITRQIMVMGKDQLCLGGNNQAEPLRLQIEAFLIAIKQGQEPPVTGEEGLRALEVALQAEAFKEVISL
- a CDS encoding ATP-grasp domain-containing protein codes for the protein MKRILVTGAGGAAAANFIDSLRMAEEPFYIVGVDINPYHLACAEVESRYVVPRCTDPAYLSVLCRIIEREQIDLVHPQPDVEVAFLAAHREQIPARIFLPSMSAIRICHDKFWCNQVLAAAGVPVPKSVRITSLAEVSRAFEQIRSHSEGLVWVRAIHGAGSRAALPVRSGRQAEGWIRYWVEMKGLRPEHFMLSEFLPGREFAFQSLWYQGQLVTSMARERLEYLMGHLMPSGQSSSPAVARTVHRADVNEIATQAVKAVDPEPHGVYCVDLKENVAGCPCVTEINPGRFFTTSNFFSAAGCNMPYYYVRLALGESIPEVPPYNPVAEGLYWIRGVDRRPRLFHEVNWQEACVS